In one window of Hevea brasiliensis isolate MT/VB/25A 57/8 chromosome 10, ASM3005281v1, whole genome shotgun sequence DNA:
- the LOC110662459 gene encoding probable ATP synthase 24 kDa subunit, mitochondrial yields the protein MAFSSRLLSRSKQLYGSRTILQQEPQRVIPVRYFAKKADPPALKGDEMLKNIFLDVKKKFETAIAILRKEKITIDPEDPAAVNQYAKVVKTIRDKADLFSESQRIKYTIETRTKDIPDARTYLLTLKEIRIKRGLTDELGAEAMMMDALEKVEKEIKKPLMRSDKKGMALLMTEFDKINGKLGIRKEDLPKYEEELELKIAKAQLEELKKDALEAMETQKKREEFKDEAMIDVKSLDIRNFI from the exons ATGGCGTTCTCTTCCCGTCTCTTATCCAGATCCAAACAG CTTTATGGCAGTCGTACCATTCTGCAACAGGAGCCGCAGCGTGTTATCCCAGTCCGTTACTTTGCCAAAAAAGCTGATCCTCCAGCTCTCAAGGGAGATG AGATGCTAAAGAACATCTTTCTGGATGTCAAGAAGAAATTTGAGACAGCCATCGCAATACTTAGGAAGGAGAAGATCACCATAGATCCTGAGGATCCAGCTGCTGTGAATCAATATGCAAAGGTCGTGAAGACAATTAGAGACAA GGCTGATTTGTTCTCTGAGTCACAGAGAATAAAATACACCATCGAGACACGAACTAAGGATATTCCAGATGCTCGGACATATTTGTTGACATTGAAGGAAATACGAATTAA GAGAGGTCTCACTGATGAACTTGGTGCAGAAGCTATGATGATGGATGCTTTGGAGAAAGTTGAAAAGGAAATCAAGAAACCTCTCATGAGGAGCGATAAGAAAGGAATGGCTCTTCTAATGacagaatttgacaaaattaatgGGAA GCTTGGAATTCGTAAGGAAGATCTTCCAAAGTATGAAGAAGAGTTAGAACTCAAAATTGCCAAAGCACAATTAGAGGAGTTGAAGAAGGATGCTCTTGAGGCCATGGAAACCCAAAAGAAGAG GGAGGAATTCAAGGACGAGGCAATGATAGATGTGAAATCTTTGGACATCCGGAACTTCATCTGA